The genomic window TATCTTTAAATTCCGTATAATAAATCAATTGACCTTTTTTTTCTAAGTATTTTATAAGCTCTCTTAATGCTTCCCTAACTCCATCTAGTTCAAATATATCTGCACTTTCCCAAAAGCTTTCTGACATAACTTTTTCAATAACATACTTTTGCTGTTGAATTTGAGGTATTGTTCCAAGCTTTGATAGCTGCTCTGCTGTATCTATAACTGATTTAATTCCTCTTGTGGCATTAGTTCCTTTAAGATATGCAAATTGGATATTGTACATTACTAAATCAAATCTCTTAGCTAACTCATCATCATTTAAAGGAGTAATTAACATTGAAACATGCTCCTTTAAATTATTAACTGAAACAGCTCCTAAAGCTTCCCACTCTTTTTCATTTTTAAACTTTTGAACATAGTTTAAATTCATTCTAACTAAGAAATTATCTTCATTTAACCCTTTAATACTATTTAATAACTCATCTACTAATTCTTTTCTTAAATCTATGTATTCACTATCAGAATACTTTAAGTCTTGAAGTTCTTTAATTATTTCAACCTTAATATTAAATAATTTTTCTGTAATTGTTTCTACTTTTCCCCCTTCATATCCCTTTGGATTTACTCTAAAGAATTCAAAGTTATTACAGAAATCTAAAATTAAGAATTTTTCTTTATCTTTATCTAAACCTAATAAATCTTTACATAACCTTGTTCCTCTACCTATCATTTGCCAGAACTTAGTTTTACTTCTTACCTTTTTAAAGAAAACAAGATTTAAAATTTCAGGTATATCTATACCTGTATCTAACATATCTACACTAACAGCTATTTGTGGAAGTTTATTTTTATCTGAAAAATCATCAATTAAAGTTTCTACATAGTTTGTACTATAGTCTATTACTTTAGCAAAATTACCACCATATTCTTTATATATAGTATTAAACCTATCTACGATTGCCTTAGCGTGTCTACTATTTTTAGCAAAGATTATTGTCTTTCCAAGCTTTTCTCCACCTTCAATACGTAAACCTTCTGTCATAAGTTTATTTAAAACTAAATCAATAGTATCAGCATTAAATAACCATTCGTTAACTGCTGTATTTCCTATTTCTTTATCAACATTTTCATCATCTTCAAAGGTAGCTTCAAACTCTTCTTTTTCCTCTTGTGAAAGGTCATCATACTTAATTCCATCTTCCATAATTTTTGACTTAACTTCTATTGTAGAATAATCCACAAGAAACCTATCTTCTACAGCTTTATCATATTCATATGCATAAGTTGGTACTCCATTTTCAAGATCAAAAACAGTATATGTATTTTTGTCTATTTCGTCCTTTGGTGTAGCTGTAAGTCCTATTAAGTATGAATCATAGTAATCAAAAATTGCTTTAAACTTTTTATAAATTGATCTATGACTTTCATCTACAATAATTAAATCAAAATGTCCTGGAGTAAATAATCTTTTGCCATCTTTTGATTTAGTTTCATCTATTGCATTCATCATAGTTGGATAAGTTGAAAATATCATTCTTGCTTCTTCTGGGTTATCCCTATTATCAAGAAGATTACATAATGGTAAATTAGGTAAAAGCTTTGAAAAGTTATTTTTTGCTTGTCTTACAAGTGCTTTTCTATCTGCTAAAAATAATATGTTTTTAATCCAATTATGTCTTGAAAGTACATCAACTAATGAAATTGCAGTTCTTGTCTTTCCTGTTCCTGTAGCACATACTAAAAGCATTTTTCTTTCTCTTCTTTCTAGTGCTTCACATACATTTACTATTGCTTCTTTTTGATAATATCTATTTGATATTTCATCTTTTATATCTATTTTACTTAATGAAATCTTACTTTTTCTCCTATCAACAAGTAATTGAAGTTCTGATTTCTTGTAAAATCCATATATTCTTCTTTCTGAATACTCATTGTAATCATCCCATATATATGTTTCAAAACCATTTGTAAAGAATATAACTGGTCTTTGTCCATATTGATGTTCTAAACAATCAGCATATAATTTTGCTTGTTGTTGTCCAACCTTTGGATCTTTAGAAGTTCTCTTTGCTTCTACTACTGCTAAAGGTTTGCCATTATCTCCACAAAGAACATAATCAACATAGCCTACACCTTCATTATTAGGCATACCTATAACTTTAACTTCTTCATCTACATCTGAACCTATATTCCAGCCTGCAAGTTTTAATTCAACATCTATATATTTCTTTCTTGTTTCAAATTCACTTATTTCATCTATATTAAAATCATAATTTTCTTTGCTTGATTTTCTTTTCTCTGTTAATTCTTTTATTAAGTCTTTATTATGCTTTCTTATTTCTTCTATCTTTTTATCTTTTGAGCTAAGCTTTTCATATAAATTCTTTAACTCCTCTGGTCTAACTCTCTTTTCGTCACCTTCAAGTAAAACATCCTCGTCAAACTCTTCTGCTGTGTAATCATCTGCATAACAGTAATCAATCCAGCTTATAAACTTATGTAAATTGTTTAATGATAAAATGGCTTCCCCTCTGCTAATACTAGCATTAGTGTGAACTGCAACATTTCCAAGTTTAATAACATATTTTATTATAGGTAACATTTCATAATCTATAAGCTCAATAAAACTATTATTATGAATTAATGAGCTTATATTATCTTGATATGGTAATACCAAATCTGAATCAAAGCTATATACCCATTTAACAGCTAATTCTAAAGCTCTCCTTGATAAAATTGCAGTTGTAGCTGGACTAACTAATATACTTTTTTCTGCTTCTAAACAAGGATTAGTAAAACTTTCAAAATTCTTTTTTCCTTTTAAAAACTCAAAGTTACTCAAAATTTCATCCCCTTTATTTAAATACACTTCTAATAATTAAAACATATTTTTGTTTTCAGTTTTTTTATTATAAATTTACTTCATTAATTCTTGCTATATAAAACTTCTTAGTACAATTATTCAATTATGAATTTAAATAACCCTATAATGGCAAATACTAAAAAAGCTACAGAACCAATCAATCTTATTATCTGAAATACTAACATTTTTATATCTTTAGATAATTCACCCATAAATACTTCACCCCTACTCTTAATATATTTTATTCACTAAATAACTCACCATTAAAAGCTCTTTGCATTAAAGAATTAAAATTATCTTCTAATTCCTTTAAACTCTTCTCCATTTTAAGTTTTAATCTGTCTGTCTGTTTAACAAAATCAGCAAATTGGTTTTGAAGTTCTATATTAGGAATAGGTATAAGAATTTTTTGAAGTTCTTTACTTCTAATCCCTTGTGCTGAGCTACCAGTTTTATATTTATCTATATCTATCTTAAATGGCATACTTTGCATATATTGAGCAAGAAATACATTATTTAATAATTTCTCTTTACCTTGCATGGTTATAACCCTCTGACCCATTGCAAATTTATTTAAATCATTTGGTATTCTACATACGTTACCAAATGTATGCCCCTCAGTAACAAAAAGTACATCTCCAGCAACAGGGAATCCTCTTTTCATCCATGAATCATAAGTTTCTTCTGATATATATTCATCGATATATTTAAAAAATCCATTTCCTACTGATTTTGCATTTATAATTCTAATTCCACTTTCTGAAAGAGTTGGAGTCTTTCCACGATAATCTATAAATGTAGTACATTTTTCTAACGGTAATTTATGTTCATTTTTTAAAGTACCAAACATCTCGATAAATTGTGATTTAGTTAATTCATCTAATGCTTGTATTTGTTCTTTTCTTTTATCAATTAATTCTTGTGCTTTATCTAATACTTTAGCAATTTTGATTTGTACATTAATAGTTGGCAAAATAATTTCTGTATTTGCAATATAATCAGCTAATTTGAGATTAATTATACCGGTTGTTTTATTTTGATATTTTAGAACTTTTCTTTTATTATATAAATCTTTCATCAAATACAGAGAATACTTACTATTAATTAGTTTTTGGGGTCTCAATATAGACGTAAAATTATTGCAAAAATATATTTCATTACCACCTTCTTCAAAAATAACAACTCTTCCAACAGGTTGTGTTGGACTTCCTCCTGATTTTTCAATAATAATATCACCTTGTTTTAGTATTTTACTTCTATGTTTATTTATATCAATCTCCCTTTCAACAACATCATTTAAATTCAATCTCCCTAAATTGGTAAAATTAGTTGTTCTTAAAACTTTAACACCTTTCTTTCCTTCCTCTAACTCACTACCCCATTCCCCACTAATAGGTTTCTGAAAAATATCACTTAATTTATATTTCATATTCTACACCCCAAGCATTCTTTCTAATTCTTCTAGTCCTTGAGTTATTTCCTTCTCTAAAGATTTAACTCTATCTAAAATAACACTTGGAGCATCATAATGAACTTCTTCATATTCTATTTCTTTATATTTATTTATTGATAAATCATATCCATTATCTCTAATTTCTTCTACTGGTACGAAGAAGCTTTGTTCTGTTCTTTTTCTTTCTTCTTCTTTATCTAGGTTATTAAATCTTTCTATGATGTCATTTATGTCGTTATCTTCTATAGGATTTCTTTTATCGTCTAGGGAGTATCCATCTGCTTTCATATCGTAGAACCATACTTTATCTGTTCCACCTGTACCTGTTTTAGTGAATATCATTATTGCTGTAGACACCCCTGCATATGGTTTAAATACTCCAGATGGCATTGATATTATTGCTTCTAATTTATGGTTTTCAACTATTTCTTTTCTTATGGATTTATGACCACCTGTTGAACCAAATAAAACTCCATCAGGTACTATAGATGCACATCTTCCACCTGCTTTTAGTATTCTTAAGAATAGTGCTAAGAATAAAAGTTCTGTTTTCTTTGTTTTAGTTACTTTTAAAAGATCTGCTGATACTGCTTCATAGTCTAAGCTACCTTTAAATGGAGGATTTGCTAATACTAATGTGAATTTATCATTATCAGTATTTACTTCAGATAAGGAATCTTTATATTCTATATTAGGATTATCAACACCATGTAGCATCATGTTCATAGCACCTATTCTAAGCATTGTTCTATCCATATCAAACCCATAGAACATATTATTATTAAAATGTTCTTTTAACCCTTGAACTAGGAATAAGTCTGCATGATTTTGTCTTAAATATTGTTGTGAAGAAACTAAAAATCCTGCTGAACCTGCTGCTGGATCAATAATAATATCTTCTGGTGTTGGTTTCATTAAATTAACCATCATATCAATTATGTGTCTTGGTGTTCTAAATTGTCCATTTGTTCCTGCTGTAGCTACTTTTGATAATAGATACTCATATAAATCTCCCTTAGTATCTTTATCTTTCTCAAACTTAATATTGTTAATTCCATCAACTATTTTTGAAAGCATAAGTGGTGTTGGAATTTTAAATATTGCATCTCCCATATACTTTGCATATGCCGATTCTTTATTTCCATGTAGATTTTTTATAAATGGAAATACCTCATTTTGTACTATTAAATACATTTTTTCTGGATCACCTTCATTAGAAAATTTACTCCATCTTAAATGTTGTTTATCCTCTGGAAATGTTCTTTCAAAATCTATACTTAATATTGAAGCCTCTGCTTCTTTAGTTGTTTCAACATCATCTAACCCTTTTATAAATAAAAGATATGTAAACTGCTCAATTACTTCTAATGGATTAGTTATTCCACCAGTCCAAAAAGTTTCCCAAATTTTATCTACTTTACTTTTTAATTCACCTGTAATCATTATTTAGACCTCCTATATTATGTACTTTTATTTTACTATGTTTTACATCTTTTTTCTATTTATAATTATAAATACAAATTTGATTATAATAACCACATCTACAAAATAATTATATGGAGATATTGTTTAATTATCCAAATAAAAAGCAACTAATAAGATAATTTAATCTTGTTAGTTGCTTTTATAATATCTATTTCTTTATAATATATATATTTTTATTAGCTTTTTGAGGCATATAATGGATTTGCCTCTCCAATCAATTCTGAGTATTCTTCTTTTAATTCAGAAAAAGCTTCAACAACTTCATTAGGTATATCAACATGTGCAATGAAACCTTTTTCTTTAGGGCCGTACCCATAAATATCCTCAGATAGTCTTGGTATTTCCCCCATTAATAATGTAATGTAACGTTCCATATCCCACATTCCTTCAATATCAGTTTCATAAGCAAGGTTACCATCTTTAATAATTACTTTTGCAGTATATGCAGCAAAATTTATAATTGAAATATTATTTGGCATATATTTGCGAAGTACTGCTTCCATACGATTTTGCATAGTTGAATCCTGTACAAGAATTATATTATTAAACTTGATATTATTTTTTCTTAACAGTTCTACTAAAAATGTAGCATTATTACCACAATTTGTAGAGTTACATTCTTTTAATATGCATTACTTATGATACTCTATTTAAAATTATAAATTTTAATTATTTATTTCAAACAAAATAGTAGTCTATTCGTATATATATTATGAAAGCGAGGTGATCTAAAGTTTGAATATAGAAAATATGATTGATATTTACAAAGATGATGTTTATAAAATTTGCCTTAAATTAACAAGTAATAAAACAGATGCAGATGATCTTTTTCAAGAAACCTGGTTAAAGATATATAATAATCTTTATAAAATAGATAAACAAAAATCAATAAGGAACTGGATATATACAATTTGTATCAATACATATAAAGACTCATATTCAAAAAAGAAACGATGGCTAAGGGTTATAACTGACTTCTTTGATTCTAAAGTTAAGCATGAAATTATGGAGCAGCAAACATCAAGCATAGATGAAACTGAACTTATAGTCTTTAATAATATTGAAAAAGAAAGAATTCAGAAACTCGTTAAAACCTTAGATGAAAAATATAAACTTCCAATAATAATGTATTATTATTTAGATTACAGCTATAGTGATATAGCAACAACTTTGAATATACCTGTTGGTACAGTAAAATATCGACTTAATCATGGAAAGAAATTATTAAAAACAAAACTTAAAAACATTTTATAAAAGGAGGATAAATAATGAAAGAAGATCAATTTAATAAACTTATTAAAAATAGTTTAATGGATGAATGTACTTTATCCCCAGAAGAAGCTTTAATAGAAACTACTAAAAACTTAATTAAAAAGAAAAAAAGGCGTGATTTATGGATAAATAAAATGTATATACTTTTCTTAGTTCTTATATGTTTAATATTTTCTATTAAAGCAATTTATTTATCTATACAAAGCCAAAACATTACCTTAATACTTAGTTTAACTTTAAGTTTTGCTTGTGTGTTAATTCTAAATTTCATTTATAGATATGAAATAATTAACTTTCTTAAAATAAAGGGGGATATAGTATGAGCACATTAACTTTAGCTTTTATATTTTATGTTTTTTACCTTGTAACGAAACTGTTATTGAGCTTTTATGTATATAAAGATGCAGAAGACTTACAATTAAACTCTAAAATTTGGTCAACAATTACTATGTTATTTCCAAATTACATTGGATTTGTATTCTACTTAATTATTAAAACTGTAAAAATTAATAAAGAACTTAATGAAAAAAATAGTAATATAAGTATAAAAAAATTTAAAAAACCTATTTTATTAATAACATCTATTTTATTTCTTGGAACTTCTTATTACTTTTTGGGAGATTACTTTAGTAGTACCTTTAGCTCTAAATTTAATAATTATAATGAAGCAACAATATTGATGGAAAATGGTTGGATTTCAAGTGAAATACCAAATACAGCTACAAACATTTATGAGGTTCACGACTTGGATACAAACATAGGTAATGGTGTTTTTAATCTATCTGAAAAAGAAGCTAAAGAATTCTTTGAAACATTAAACCCAATTGAAAAAAATGAAGTATTAAAAATGAAAAGTATTAGAAAAAGATGGTGGAATAAAAAGGAGATTGAAAAAAATATTAAAAATGATAAGTATCTACTAGGAGAAAAGGGGAATTTCCTTTATGCAATTGACCCAAATGGTAATGTTTATTTTTGGATTAAATAGTATATAATTAATAAAAAAATTTCTAAATAGCATTAAAAATTACTGTTTGGTAACTCTATATTTTACACATTATCTTGTATATTTAATTGATTTTGTAATAATAAAAACTTCGTATATACTAATTGTAAATACGAAGTTTTTATTATTACTTTATTCTATTTTAAACTTATTAATTTCAACTTTTAAAAGTTCTGCTTTTTCTTTTAAATCATTAGATTGATTTTTGAACATTTTAATAGCTTCTCCTTGTTCTTCAATTGAAGATGTAACTTCTTCTGTACAACTTGCAGTTTCTTCTGATACTGATACTATATTATTTATAGATGAAACCATACCATTATTAGCATTATTCATCTCATTAATAAATATATTTACATCATTTATCATATTCTTTATATTTTCCGTAGTCTCAGTAATATTTTCAAAAGCACTATTAACATCATTTACTGCATTAACTTGTTCTATTGAACTGTGATTTATCTCTTGCATCATTTTAACACTATTTGAAATCTCTGATTTAATATCGTATATTATTTTAGCTATATCTTTAGTTGATACCTTTGATGCTTCAGCTAGTTTTTGAACTTCTCCAGCTACCACACTAAATCCCTTACCAAGCTCCCCTGCTCTAGCTGCTTCTATTGACGCATTTAATGATAATAATTGTGTCTGTTCTGATATATTATTAAGAGTTTCTAAAATCTTTTCTATTGATTTAGACTTTTCATTTAAATTATCAACACTTTCTTCCGTCTTCCTTATAATTTCAATATTATTTTGGGTCTTATATTTTAAATCCTCTACCTTGATAATACCTTCTTCAGTAACACTAGTAGAATTATTAGCTTCCTTAATCATTAAACTACTTTTTTCAGTTAAGCTACTAAATTTATCGGTCATATTAATACCAAGTGCCAAACTACATTCTGCATCTTTTGCTTGAGATGATGCTCCTACTGCAATTTCATTAACTGCAATATTTATTTCATTTGCTACTTTTGTGGCTTGTTCAGCTTTTTCATTTAAAACAATTGAACTATCTGTTATTATGTTAGTTAATCCTTTAGTATCTTTAATTAACTCTGAAACATTTTTTATCATTTCATTTAGGCTATTTGATAAAGTACCAATTTCATTTTTCCCATCATGTTTAGAAACTATAGTGAAATCTCCAGTTGCAGCTTTAGATAATAAGCCTGATATATGTATTATAGGATTTGCAATTTTCTTAGATAATATGCTTATAAGTACTATTGATAAAATTAATATTATGATACTTGCAACTACTACGCCCTTAATTACTGTTACTATTATACTTTTAGCTGTTGACTCTTTTTGTATTGTAACAACACCCCAATTATCTGAATTTCCCACTAATTCTATAGGAGAATATGATGCATAGTAATTTTTTCCGTCTAAATCTTTAAACTTAAAGCTTCCTTCATTATGTAAAAGTAATTCTTCTATAATTTTCTTATATCCATTAGATACTTCAATTGGTTCTTCTTTAATCTTTTCTTTTCCATTTCCATCTAATATTGGTTTGCCACTACCATCCATAATCTTTGTAGTCTTAGTTAATTTTTTATAATTATATCTTTCTTCCATTATTGTATTATTAGGATGGGCTATAACTGCACCTTCTCCATCAATAACAAAAGAATATCTTCCTTCTTCTTCATTTGAATTTTCATTTATTAATTGCCTTAGATAGTCTAATTTAATATTACTTCCAATTACACCTACTGGCTTACCGTTTGAATACATTGGAATAAAAATAGATGTAACTAACTTATTGGATGTACTTGATTTAAATGATTTAAATACAAATGGCTTCATTTCTTCTTTCATTTTTATAAAGTAATCTCTTCCTGAGCGGTCTAATAATTTTCCTTCTGATTTTCCTGTTTGCATTCCATTCATATTTTGAACATATAGTAATTCAAAAAACTCATTTCTTCTTTGTGCTTCTAACAACACATTATGTTGTGTATCAGTATTCATACTTAATATTCTTGGATCTACAGATAAATCTTCTGTAACTTTGTATGCCTTGTCTATAAATGCAGATAAGTTTCTAGATATAAGCGTAGATACAGTTTCATTATTTTTATTGATTTGTGAATCATATACTTTAGATAATATAGCATTTATTGATAAAACAATTCCTAAAGTTAAAATTAATACAATTGATACCATCATAAATATTAATTCTGTCCTTATGTTTCTAGTATTTGAGCTAAACTTAATTTTTCTCATATTATATATCCTCTTTTCTTTTAATCATACCATTATATATCGATAAATTTCTCCAAATTATTTAGCAGTAATTTATATTTATTACTTTTTTTCCATTTCTCTAAATATATTTATCATAATCTTTATAAAAATATAATAAAGCTCATCTACTTGTGATAAAGTTCTCTTTTTCTTATATATTCTAATATATACCCTATTCCCATACCTATAAAACTTCCAGCTGTACCCCACATAAAGTTATCTGTAATAAATCCAATTGCTGTTCCAATTATAAAACAGGCAAGAATTAAATTCACTGATAGCTCATCATCTTCCTCAACTTCCTCAACTTCCTCATCTCTATCATACTCTATTTCATTATTATCACATGATTTACTTGATTCAATTGTATCTTCACTTTTAGTTTTATCATCATTAATTATCAAATCATCTAAAGTTACATTAAATATACCTTTTAATAATATAAGGTTATCTATATCGGGATATGTTTTACCTGATTCCCATTTTGATACAGCTTGACGAGATACATTTAACATTTCAGCAAGTTGCTCCTGTGATAAACCTTTTTCTTTTCTTAACTTCTTTATATTTTCTCCTAAATTCACTATAATCACCTCATCTTAACTTAATTATAATTATTTATTGATAACCTCACAATTATAGTGTAGTTGCTTTTTGTTAACTTATAGTTGCATTCCTTAATCTTAAAGCAATGATTTATGTTCTTTTAATAAAAAACCGTATCACTTACTTGTGATACGCTTCTCCATACCTAGTACAAGTGAGGTTTTTATTTTTATATATTTTATATTTACAATGGTGTAATAAATTTTACATAACGTCGCCTATCTCCTGCGCTCTCTAAACTGTACTCCCTAAACCATTCTCCAATGTCATGTTTGTCACTAGTTAAGATATGTAAATACCTAAAAAAATTTTTGTCTATATATAATTTTACTAATAAAAATAATCCTAATTATAAATTCTAATAACTAACAATATTCTGTATTTTTATAATTTCACCTCTAATATTATTGGATAGTGAGTTTAAAAAATGAAATGTTTCATACTCGTCTTCATTTAAATTCAATAATTTGCTTGCTATATTTGTAATTCTATTTTCATCTTCTAAAGAATAATACGAAAACCTCCACTTTGAATTAGGCCACTTTGCTCGAATTTGTTTAAGATATGGAATGTCTACCTCACCCAAAGATAAGCCATAAACATTAATGCAATCTAACTTGTCACCTATTCTTTTATAAAATGTATTACATATATCCATATGCTTATTAACATCTTTTTTTAATCTTTCAATGTATCTTAATAAACAATTGTATTCATTAATGCTATTACTCATTGTTTGTGTAAAATCATATTTTTCCTCAAGTTCATCAATATATTTCTTTATTTCATTAATTCGCTGATTATTGCCATGTCCAATAATTAATTCATCATCTTCTTCGCCGCAACATTCACCATGCACATAATGGATTTTATCATCAGAAATTTTATACAGCTGTTGTAGTGTATGTGTATAATTAAATTAAATAAAATAATCATCACTATTAAACAATATTACACTATCTATTTTTTTTATCATTCTTGCAATAATATCATAATTTTCATCCTTATCCAATGTATTTATAACCCATTGAACAAAGTATCTCTTTAGGCTTTCAGCAACTTTATCTTCATTCATTTCAATATCTACTGGGTCATTATATTCCAAACCTAAATCATCTTCGTGTGTGTCAATAATGAAAAATTCATCTACTTCTCCTAGATGCCTCTCAAAATCTTTCCAAAATATATCCTCAACGACATACTCATAGTCATGAGCTATTGGAGGACCAATTGGTTTCATATACCTAAAGTTATACATCTTCCCTACCTCTTCATAAAATTCTGTATTATTCATTATAAGGTAGCATCCAAAATAATAATAACTACTCGGTAACCCATGATATAAATCAAAACCATTACCAATAATATTTAAATTCAAATATCTCACCTCTACTCTAACTAGTCACAAATTATACAAAAACTAATTATCCAAATTCTCCTCTAATCATTTTTCATAATTAAATTTTATACAATCCTTGTACTTTCCAAGGTACTATTACCCACTCTCCGCCTTTTTCATTGAGTAACAATGGTCTATCCTTTTCACCTTGATAAACTACTCCAAATTCTAAATCTTCAATAAATATTTTATTAGTACTTTCCCATTTTGCTTCTACTAATACTCTTCTTAATGAAATCGCACGCTCTTCTACTTCTATTAATCTATATGATATTAGTTCTTTGTTTTTAAATAGCTCTTTACATAGTTTGGGTCTTAATCCTTGTGACTTTTCATAATTAAACATTTTATCTAATATCTTAGAAAGTTGTCCATAATTCTTCTTGTCCCAATACTCAAAAATTTTAAGCACCTTTTGAATATATTCATAATCATTATATTCTTCATATTTACCACTCTCAGGTATAGTGCTGCCAATAGTCACGATTCTTGGTTTCCATGAATCAATTATTTTTTTATCTTCTTGATTTTTATTAAACTGTGTTATTATTTCTTTAAAACTTACTGGCTTTTGTGCTTCAATAAATCTTTCTCTCCTAGAATCTTCGCTTTTTTTATTAGTCATCCAATCATGAATTGCAAAAAGTAATACGATACATTTACTAGACACAAATATATTATCATAATTTAAATCTCTGCCATGCAATATTCCATTTCTATATGGTAAATAAATCACATCAGTATTTGTTTTCTTTCGACCTTTACAATAAATATTTTTTATTTTACTTAGGCCGCTACTACAGCCAACCAAACAATCCCAAGCACTTACATCAGTTCCTTCCGCAAAGAAACCTTTACTTTTTGTATAATCATTTACTGCACCATCTATAATCATTAAAAACAAAGGAACACTTGCATGATATCTTCCTTCTTTATGGTCTTCAAATGCTTTTAAAATCAAATTATACCTTACAAGAAGTTCTTCACAATTATTCTTCAAAAAAAAAGAGAGACTCTTCAACCTTAGAAGAATAATATGTAATTAATACCTTTTCAGCCATCTCTTCCCCATTTTCATCATATACTTTATTTACTTCTTCTATCAATGTTGAACTTAATTTATCATAAACTATCCATCCTTTATCAGAAAATCGTTCATTAAATAATTCTATTTGACTAATAAATTTATTCAAATTATTCTCTGCTTCTCTTATTTGCCTTTTAACATCCTCTCCCCCTAGGAATCCTAACAGCTTCATACCCTTTATTTCATCCTTCATCTTTTTTATACTAGGTATTTCATCAACTATACTTTTTATATTAATCACCTCTCAAAAATTTATTTTTTCATAAACCTCATTTGTTATTTGATATAATAATTATACTATATTTTCCATAAGTATAATAATATTTATCTTATTTATGATATGGTATTTTTACTTATAAAAATAGTCTTAACCTAGTAATATCAATGGTTAAGACTATAAACCTCACTTATTTGTGATACGGTTCACCGTCAA from Clostridium septicum includes these protein-coding regions:
- a CDS encoding RNA polymerase sigma factor; this encodes MNIENMIDIYKDDVYKICLKLTSNKTDADDLFQETWLKIYNNLYKIDKQKSIRNWIYTICINTYKDSYSKKKRWLRVITDFFDSKVKHEIMEQQTSSIDETELIVFNNIEKERIQKLVKTLDEKYKLPIIMYYYLDYSYSDIATTLNIPVGTVKYRLNHGKKLLKTKLKNIL
- a CDS encoding methyl-accepting chemotaxis protein yields the protein MRKIKFSSNTRNIRTELIFMMVSIVLILTLGIVLSINAILSKVYDSQINKNNETVSTLISRNLSAFIDKAYKVTEDLSVDPRILSMNTDTQHNVLLEAQRRNEFFELLYVQNMNGMQTGKSEGKLLDRSGRDYFIKMKEEMKPFVFKSFKSSTSNKLVTSIFIPMYSNGKPVGVIGSNIKLDYLRQLINENSNEEEGRYSFVIDGEGAVIAHPNNTIMEERYNYKKLTKTTKIMDGSGKPILDGNGKEKIKEEPIEVSNGYKKIIEELLLHNEGSFKFKDLDGKNYYASYSPIELVGNSDNWGVVTIQKESTAKSIIVTVIKGVVVASIIILILSIVLISILSKKIANPIIHISGLLSKAATGDFTIVSKHDGKNEIGTLSNSLNEMIKNVSELIKDTKGLTNIITDSSIVLNEKAEQATKVANEINIAVNEIAVGASSQAKDAECSLALGINMTDKFSSLTEKSSLMIKEANNSTSVTEEGIIKVEDLKYKTQNNIEIIRKTEESVDNLNEKSKSIEKILETLNNISEQTQLLSLNASIEAARAGELGKGFSVVAGEVQKLAEASKVSTKDIAKIIYDIKSEISNSVKMMQEINHSSIEQVNAVNDVNSAFENITETTENIKNMINDVNIFINEMNNANNGMVSSINNIVSVSEETASCTEEVTSSIEEQGEAIKMFKNQSNDLKEKAELLKVEINKFKIE
- a CDS encoding helix-turn-helix domain-containing protein, with translation MNLGENIKKLRKEKGLSQEQLAEMLNVSRQAVSKWESGKTYPDIDNLILLKGIFNVTLDDLIINDDKTKSEDTIESSKSCDNNEIEYDRDEEVEEVEEDDELSVNLILACFIIGTAIGFITDNFMWGTAGSFIGMGIGYILEYIRKRELYHK